GGATGCGAGTGACCCAGCCTGCGGTGTCCTGGAGGTTCTTGACTTCGGCATCCTCGCGGGCGACGTGAATGGCGATGCCAGGGTCAACGTTCTCGACCTGACGCTCGTTCGCAATCGGCAGTCGCGGTCGCTGGACTCGGCGAGCTGCCGCGGCGACGTGAATGCCGACGGAGCGATCGATCTCCTGGATCTGGCCAGGGTTCGTTCCAACGTGGGCACTCTTTTCTCCGCGTTCTCTCCGTGATGAGCGCGGCGGAGGTGGATCATAGAGGGGGCCCCTGCCGCCGGCCGCAGGCTCACGGCCCGCGATTGCCGGGCTGGACGCCGCCCGGCGGATGTCGACTCAGTCCGGCTTCTCGATTTCGAACTTCTTGATCCGATAGCGCAGGTTGTCGCGAGAAATGTTCAGCGCCTTGGCGGCCTTGGTCTGGTTCCAGCCGGCCTCCTTGAGGGCACGCACGATCAGGGCCTTCTCGTAGCCCCAGAGACCCGATTCCTGCTTGTCGCGCGGCTGGTCGGCCTGCCCGCCGACGATCTCGCGGGGCAGGTGGGCCGTGTCGATCGCCTTGCCGTCGCAGAGCAGCACCGCCCGCTCGATGACGTTCTGCAGCTCGCGGATGTTGCCCGGCCAGCTGTAGCTGGTGAGCTGGGCGAGTGCGTCGCTGGTCGTGGTCGGGGCGGGCAGATTCAAATGGCGGGCGGCGAGGTGGGTGAAGTGCTCCACCAGCATCGGGATGTCCTCGCGTCGCTCCCGGAGCGGCGGATTCATGATGGGAAACACGTTCAACCGGTAGTAGAAGTCCTCCCGGAAGGCGCCGTCCTTGATCGCCTTCTGCAGGTCGCGGTTGGTTGCGGCGATAATCCGCACGTCGCAGGAAACGGTCTTGGTCCCGCCGACGCGGATGAACTCCCGCTCCTGGAGGACGCGCAGCAGCTTGAGCTGCGTCGAATGGCTTATATCTCCAATCTCGTCTAGAAAGAGGGTTCCGCTGTTGGCTAACTCAAAGCGCCCGATCTTCTGGGCGATCGCTCCGGTGAACGCGCCCTTCTCGTGCCCGAACAGCTCGCTCTCCAGCAGCGTCTCCGGCAGGGCGGCACAGTTGATGGCGATGAACGGCTTGTCCCGCCGCGGCGAGTTGAGGTGAATGTGGCGGCTGAGCAGTTCCTTGCCCGTGCCCGTGTCGCCCAGGATGAGCACGGTGGCGTTGCTGCCCGCGACCCGGGCGCATAGCTCGAGCATCTGCCGCAAGGCCGGCGACTGGCCGATGATGTTCGTGCCCCGATGAGCCGCGGCCTGCAGCCCGCGATTCTC
This genomic stretch from Phycisphaerae bacterium harbors:
- a CDS encoding sigma 54-interacting transcriptional regulator; translation: MSIKDHGLPKETLSALVEASAAINGSLDLEKTLQAIARNAAAVMQAEASSVLLLDPQRRKLVFRAATGEFGQQLIGEEFDADLGIAGKVSSTGKPLLVTDVREEESFFSGIDEKSTFCTRGVMAAPLVKNGQVLGVVEVLNRLAQDNFTENDLELLQVFANLAASGATNAQAHERLKLENRGLQAAAHRGTNIIGQSPALRQMLELCARVAGSNATVLILGDTGTGKELLSRHIHLNSPRRDKPFIAINCAALPETLLESELFGHEKGAFTGAIAQKIGRFELANSGTLFLDEIGDISHSTQLKLLRVLQEREFIRVGGTKTVSCDVRIIAATNRDLQKAIKDGAFREDFYYRLNVFPIMNPPLRERREDIPMLVEHFTHLAARHLNLPAPTTTSDALAQLTSYSWPGNIRELQNVIERAVLLCDGKAIDTAHLPREIVGGQADQPRDKQESGLWGYEKALIVRALKEAGWNQTKAAKALNISRDNLRYRIKKFEIEKPD